A region of the Artemia franciscana chromosome 19, ASM3288406v1, whole genome shotgun sequence genome:
tcctgaagaggtttgtttgccatacttatgcacaaatcttctataacaactaaagtgtagttataaatttctgatgtaaaatcaaaagtcatgtctgacgtctctaactgttttcgatgaagtatatcttcggacatttttgacttatatttttcccataactctgtaggagctgatggagagcaagttgttaaaatgatgccaaacaatgcacgaatttgacttggggttgacgtttcgcatgcgtcattgatgcagttatcccagtgttggtcattctccaataaattcagagcttggcatgcactacggtaagtgtcatgtatagtaccatttacagtcctcaaatactcaaaggatgtcggaccgggtacattcaccaaaagcaggcgtagaaagaagcattcatgttgattggggtgaacggtgtagagtcttcctatcgtggtatctttgaagatggtaggttggccgtcgactgacttaccctgttttcgacgttcaaatactttatttttagtattccacgtgtaatacgaaggcacttcagtatacagcagtttttttgcaaaagaataatttttgcaaagcgaaaaaaaagctgttaatgttgtatccggtggattcaggactctttgttgcacgttggtttccgtgaaataaacacgttgaccattctgtaaatgtaccgctaagtgaacaacagctagactacgttcatgtatcggaaatgaaagaattcgccaaacagcttcattactgcttatgtatcttccagcctgatattctacgatttcatcgaaatctttgatttcggactgcaagccaaaaactgccatgtcactgcctttgttgacgtatttacatatgtatttgattgcctttacggagttacagtattcaacgtttatgtgtgcattaaatgtttttgataataatggggaatatggaacaacccactggttatctacttcgatggtggtaccgttacgcttctttattattgctgttttaccgccatcttcagtagatcttcttctatattgtgggtaaccatcattgccagtaattgttttgggtactaaaagtcgaggatattgctttgtgcaccttcctttggccatgcatggtgaattttcgttcagtgcaccgcaaggtccatgtatcatattttttacaataatatcatgtaaccccttatcgacatttttatcaggtatttcagcggaaatcacatcatcaatttcgtttgaagtattttttttatgtagccagattagtatatgtgcttgtggcaaacctcgtttttgccattccaatgagtacatccagcatcgcactgacccaaacacttcatgttttacaaggtagtttatcagtgatttcaacttttgccggaagacacgtgccgtaatgtcatgcctatgaaccgccgattgtccttgaagtaaaagctgcagtatctcgtcccaagattgattacatgtaaatgtaataaataaatctggacgaccatagagacgaacatacgcaatagcatcttgagcatattcatgcatatgacggggactgccagcatatgacgaaggtaaaattgttaatcttccaacgtttgtggtattaccgtcatttataactgcatctcgcaaatgaatgtattgttcagagcggagcttggtctgattcaggcggatatatagcaaacgttctgattcaattttagcatacatatccacgacaaattggtgaaacaattcacggcattttaaaatataattttcttcatcctgccgaatcattagtctataggaataataatgcattgcactgcatttcttattcatttctttgttagtggctggattcatcaatttaatattaaagtgatagccgtcggctccatcccaaaaaatgatagtatattgtagggcatcgtagcatcgatgagtttcagcaattcttaacaactgagcgtttcgcttatgtagaataatatctcgaggtaaaaactgatcaccgaccataacgattgccacttcgtcgatagtcggagcattgtatctacgcacatgttggccaggaggcgttttgtcagcggaaataacaattttatgagtatcagtaggcatcaaatcgatggctgttttgaacagacgcactaaattattattttcgtggaaaagatgttgcaattgggaaacgattgtcctttcaacgttgggagaaatttcgcaacgtgcattcaattcagaatttctatcactgatgaagtacaattgtaaaaatttatgattctcgcctgagaatggtagaagggaccctgctttatgataaatttgcccttttactttgaaagtagacataaattgatctggattttcgatttgggctccaaacgacgtcatttggaaacatgagttgtattgtctgatttttgacaaaaaacgcttagattctgacgtagttccagtaaggaaagtcttcaatggctctggtggtgcagccaatagaggaagtttaacttttcctgaggcgcaacacattcccattgtttcaccattgaatttcaaggccttgcaatagggacaaattttagacattgtcccgatttgaacacatctactcaagctataatcatcgactgggttgtacctgaatgccaggcgataactttcagattgctctgattcctcggcacgctttcttttcttactttctctatcagcagcaagcctgatttcttgctgttcttgtaattcctcggcacgctttcttttcttactttctctatcagcagcaaacctgatttcttgctgttcttgtgattcctcggcacgctttcttttcttactttctctttcagcagcaagcctgatttcttgctgttcttgtaattcctcggcacgccttcttttttcacattctcttttagcagcaagtctgcttctgcgttgctctggtagttcctcggcatgctttctgttctttctttctctatcagcctcaagcctgtttccctgctggtcttttgattcctcggcacgccttcttttttcactttctcttttagcagcaagtctgcttctgcgttgctctggtagttcctcggcatgctttctgttctttctttctctatcagcctcaagcctgtttccctgctggtcttttgattcctcggcacgccttcttttttcactttctcttttagcagcaagtctgctttcgcgttgctctggtagatcctcggcacgctttcttttctgactttctctatcagcagcaagttttttggcatagactctttgagcatcttcatcagtcattgtaaacttaaacattaatagatttctacgcgaacatatgtcttatataacttgaatgacgtcaccttcaaagcaaaaatgacggcaactaatttcatgacgtcagccgaaacatgacgtcacctggtccacagatccacagacagacagaaaacttatttttatatatatagaagatatatatatatatatatatatatatatatatatatatatatatatatatatatatatatatatatatataatctctAGAAAATCTTCTATAGGTTAATTTTGTATGTTCAAATaatcattttcttcaaattattatttcaatCCTCTAAGCGCTCTTGCTACAGACGTCGATTACTTAGACGTTTAACCGAGTGAAGTAAACCCCAATTTAATAGAGTTATCTACAAAATCTTTGAACTCGAACTTTGTCCTACTCTAGTCTTTGAAGAGCATTAGATGTCAATAGCGCTAATTTATTTGAATCTCTtagttttcgattttttttttcaattttaattttactgatAGGTAGGCTATATTAAGCTAACTAAAGTTCTTAAGATGTTTCTAGCAATCTATCTAAAAGATCAAACTCTTTTCTTGTAGGTAGTTGTTAAGGAAATTTTACAATCTTCTTAAAAATTGCTACTTAAAAATTCAGTGTGTTATATTTGTGCCTAACTTGTGTAGTTTTATACTAATCCCCGGCTGACTTGAGTCGGAGATTTTCAGCTtagatgttgttttttttttgtcaacgaAGGAGGTTGCTTCTGATTGAAGACTTccatttatgtttatttattactactactaacaactcaccgcaatACCAAGCCGCATGAGGCCAACACTgcaacgcacgctcctcctccatcctattCTATTAAAGcacccctctttacaccctcccaggaagttcccatttcccttaaatctttatttatgacatcctcccacaccagccgtggacgacctgctttccgtttagtcctagacggttgaccaaaaaggacatTCTTCGGCAAACTGTTATTCTTTTTCTGTAGAACGTGACCTAGCTATCTCAATCTATCTCTCACTATAGCGCAAGAAAGTGGGACTGAGTtacactttttgtacagcctactgttcaAAATACAGTCGGCCAGataggtacccagaacaattcgtAGGCAATGTCTCtggaaacatctagcaaatcttgaTCCGTTTTTTGGAGTGCTCAGGCTTCTGAGCCATGTTTGACCACCTATATCTTTTCGTTCTTTTAGACGTTCGTTACATCATTTATCGTTATTATATCATTATTCTTTTACGTTTATTATAGACTGCACGATAGTAGACTTAGCCCGCGGTAAAACTAGGCTGTTAGACAGCCGCTACTAACCAGCCGCTTGTAAATATCGCCATCAGTCAGTGGAACTGAAGGGCCCACGTTATTAGTAAGTAGCCGCCAGTACAGTTGTGGTTGATAACTTGAAATCATTGGATGTATAATACCTGGTAAACCGTGTCTTTTGCATATCTGTTAAGATAGTCTGTAAGAAAAGCGTCCCTCAGATAAGTATAATGTGGGAGTAAATCTAGACATGTTATAATGTCTTTGCCTGGCCACTTGTTTCTGTCAATCATATTCACTGTTAATCATGAAAAAGAAGTAGAAAGGAATAAGAAACTAAATAACACTGCATAAAACCTAATAGATACGACTTAATTCACCAGCCGCCTGTTAGCAACTAGTTTTTCATATTGGACGGCTCGCGCCAGAGAGGAGATCACGTGACTGTCAGTATATGATAGGTAGCGCTAAAAAGTTAAACGCATTCAACCTCTGTTTGTGGCTAGTAAAAACTAGCCCGTTGGCATTCACCAGCTGCTGGTTCTGGATCGGAATATGCTGTTTGCTGGTAATATTACTAGCGGCTAGTTAGTAGTGGCTGCTAGACAAGAGTGACCGCGGCTTTAGGAACATGCTTATTACTACTTGTATTTGTTTCGTTGGAAGCTGATAGACTATTAGAAGGCTTGGACcgaatggctatttcagaatttttggaCTTAAGAGTCCGTATTCCTTTGTTccttaaaatacttaaaaactCTAAATTTATGTTTGGATGAGCCTTCGTAGGTGGTCTACGGCCAATTGTTCGATAAAAATACCACAGGAAAACGTtagccaaaacaaataaacttgcaTACATAACATATCTTTTTGCATACGTATCCTTTTTCGGGAAATATTcgaattcgtttttttttttggctggtaGGTAGGCAGAGGGTTTAAGCCTCTGTTGTGAGGTTTTCACATTGTTGAATATGTTGggtaatttttgtaaatattgtaTCCTTTTTTAGAGACATGCTTCCtgtttttaaaatctgatttttctTGTAGTGATTACTTTTGATAGATTACTTTAAACTTATCTGACTCTTCACTAACTGTCAACTATTATGAATAGTTTTTCGATTATATTTCTCTGCCAAAACTCGAAATAGAgtataacaaatttttatacttGCTGCAATTTTGTAAAAGTATATTTCTGAGTGCAGAGACTAACAATGTCAATATAGCGtggcttgaaaatttttataaagttttggTCATTTCATGGTGTTAATGATGTTAGAGAAGATCGGAAAAAGCGAAGGTGTTTgatactattttcttttccaggatTTTAATCTGAAATACAGACTTGACATAGTTAAAGGCACAATGAAAGAAATGGTTGTGGAAGTCATTCAAAACCGTTTCAATCAGCTCTTGGAAGTCAATTTAGAAGCAGATGTTGTTGATGTATGGAGGGAATTCCGTGAGCTTTGTATCTCCAATGAGTCGAATATTACTTGGCCGCTGAGTATATTTTCTAGCATTGACTCTGGATTAATTCTGCTTCTGCGGCGCAATGCGGTGGGTGTCATGAGAAGAAAGGATGACTTGGAGGTATTATTTTCCCTTGAAGCAATATCTGAAGTTGGAAATATGGAAGTTGCGGAAGTCCAAGCAGTTTTTGAAGTCAAACTTCTTCTGAACGACATAAGACAGTTTCTTGCTGATAGACAGAATAGTTTTTTTCAGGAGCTGCTTGAAGGACGCACTGAGCCATTTGAAGTTGCCGCTGAAGTTGCAAATAGACTGCATGGTGAGCACGGGATGGTCACCACTGTTACCTCCCGTTTCCTTAGTAAAATCTCCTCAATCAATACTGGATTTCAAGTCATTGCCCAACTCTTAACACCGTCAATTGATGATGATACAGGTTGTGTCCCTAATCAGAAGCTCGTATCATCTTTTTCGCAATCCTTGGCTGAAAGATGTTTTTCACAAATGACTAAATTTTGTTACGAACTCTGTCGTGATCTTTTGGTTCTAATTGAAGTTTTGAATATGAGACACAAGTTTGTTGGCCTTCAAAGTAGAGATGAAATAGCAATAAATGCCACAATCAAAGCTGCTTTTAGTCAACGTACTCTAGCTTTTTGGCTGATGAAATGGCTCTGCGAAACACCATCTTCTAACTTGCAAGCGATGGTAAAACATATTCATGCTAAAAAGTTACCATTGGTAAAAGAAGTTGcagaaatatacaattttggTGGTACGGAAAACAGCAAAAATCTGACTGACCTCTATCTTATGAGCTATGGCTCTAAGATGGCAGCATTGAATATAAGACGTGAAATTCCTTAGATGTCACCATTGATGTCCTCCTTCAAGCAATCGGACGGAGCATAATTGTACAGCTTTTAGCTCAGCCGGTCAAGCTCTTAATTGCTTTCATATCTTCTTGTGAATATGTGGCTCTACAGACTTATATTCATTATGCAGAGAAGCAATTTACGAATGGAAACCAGTCTGGTAAGTAAAACTGCACCATCGAAAATTCTATACTCTAGTCAGGATTATAGTCCAAAAATGACAGTTTTGTCACCATTTTAGGttacattaaaaagaaacattccaGCCTACATAGAAATGAAAATCAAAGTCAGATAATTGGCTATAAATGCATATCTTTTGCTTGACAAAAAAAGTACTAATTAAACAAATGATGTAATACAAAAGCCAAATTCTGTCAACATTCTTAAAATAGACAATACTTTGTCTGCtggttttgtaaaataaaataaacaaataaataaattatactaCTTTCAATTAGTAAAGAATAAATTTAGAATAATCTATCATATATTATTGAACCAGCTATAACTTTATGTAAATTGATTTgtccttatttttttctcaagaaaaGCACTAAATTTGTCCGTGGAAATTTCCACTCTACCatttttttatgtgaaaaaaagGATTGGTCACGATTCGGGAAAGTCCGTTTTTCCCTCCCAGCCTCTTAATATTCTTCATAAATCGTCTACTGACTGAAGATTAAAAGAGATTAAAGATACTTTTGAAGTTTTCATGGGGGGTATAtagtaaaactatttaaaagtaGACTGActgtttaattattaattaatttattaattattcgtataatgatattaattcctggttttgtttttcattgttatcaaacagttcgtggtaacgaactgtagtaaggagcgacccggctcaatagtaaccaaaactctaaaaaatggaattttgatatcagtagctacatcaaaagaatcgcattttaatgcttatttcaaatatttaagtttcatcaagtttagtcttacccatcaaaagttacgagcctgagaaaatttgccttattttagaaaacagggggaaacaccccataaaagtcatagaatcttaacgaaaattacaccatcagattcagcgtatcagagaaccctactgtagaggtttcaagctcccatctacaaaaatgtggaattttgtattttgttaagAATACATTTAGCCAAACTGGAGAAAATATTGGAATTGATACTGCTTCCATTGACTTCAGGAAAGAGTTTACTGAAGCTGATTTAAAAGGACTTACCGAACTTGTGAAAGTTTTCGAAGCCTTAGAAAAAGAAGAGCCCGTTGAGCAAAAAAGAGCACCTGTTGATGAAATCgtcaaggaaaaagaaatcCTGAATGACCAACGGTCTTCGTCAGAAAATGTTGTTCAAGATCAATATGCACCCTCTAATACATTGACTTCGTTGATCGATGAgcgaatcaaaataaaagtaaaagggACTCAAGATGAGGGAGAAGACGAACCCCTTATTCTGGTGGGGAGAATACAGGCAAATCAAGttataaaatgttaaaaaggaAAGAGGGCAAAGAGAAACCCCAAAAGGCTattgaaaaggaagaaaaacctATTCCTCGCAGTGTTAAGAAGAGAAGCCAAATGAGAGACAAGCTTTTAGAAGCTTTTGAGCAAGCAAGCAAGCTTGAGAAAGTTTTTAAAGCTGTAGAGAAAGGAGAATACAGGGAAGAAGAGGTTCTCCCTATTGCAAAAATAGTGGAGACTCCCGAATTCTTTACGGATTACCAAGCTATGGAAAATGGAGAAGACCCAATAGAAGCATTTCAAGCTTTGCTCAGAATAACGGAAACCTTTAAAGCTCACATAGATTTCTAAGCTATGGAAAAAGGAGAagacattgaaaaagaaatagaagctTATCTTAGAACCCAAGCAGATGCTCGAGTTtccaaaataggaaaaaaaacacaaaagaggACAAAATCTTGATGGAACAGTAAGATCTtctcaagtaaaaaaaaggaccaAGAAGAAAACAAGGACAATGATTTAGTTTCTTTAACAGATTTTGCTTATTCACACCAGCAAACGCCTAAAAGAGcgtataaaagtaaaaagaaatgaGGGGGTGAATGGTTTTGTTGTAAAAAACCAATCAATGGCATGGAGCTAACCCgccacaagatttttttttaaattgtcttcTTAGAGTTTAATATAACTAaattatttatacaaatttttactttttcttctatGAAGTTAATGAAACCAACCgttaatgtatatatatatatataaccatatatatatatatatatatatatatatatatatatatatatatatatatatatatatatatatatatatatatatatatatatatatatatatatatatatatatatataaatatgtatatgaTTGGTCTACTGTCATTAGTTCTTTACCGTATTCacattttttctgatattttgacAAATATGAACTCACTGATCGATATAAAAGTTGTTCGCAAATGTTCATGAGACATTCAAAATGCTTAGTCCTGCTCCTTCTAGCTTGGCAAAAAGTAAAGGGTGATTAAAAAGAACACCAGCTTTGAATCCGCAATacatatttctgtttttaagaAACCAACAAAACACACCCGTTTCTTCCGATGCAGTTGAGACTATATGTGAAACACAATATCGGACATATGACTCCCCATATGAGCCCCACAAGCACTAGTTCTGTCCATGAAATTAATGATCACTTGCTCACACATTTCCCCGTCAACTTTGTTGTGAATACGTTCAAGTTCTTGTGATGAACCCTTACTTAGTCATCTTCGAAAAAATGGACCAATTAAACACCTACTCCAACTTAATCTCCAAAACGTGACTCGGGCTTTTGATTTATTGTGTGGACTCTGatttttgtcaaatatcttGACTAGCCTACGAACACTTTTGGCTTGATCAGTTTCCACGAAAGTTTCACCATTTTTGTAGGGATTTTTAACGATCAACACTCGCTGTTCCGTACAATATCTTTCCAAGATTATAACTATAGACCACAAAGATCAAACTGGAGAACCAAagcacaacatcaaaaaaatgcaacatcaaaaaattacaaaaaattacacTTACTTTTATGTGTAATAAAACAACTTGTAAAAACCAACAAATGAAAATAGGTGGCTTTTCAAATCCTGGGTTCCTTTTGAAAcaccccttattttttttaactaattcaaTGAacagtaaaaaccaaaaatgggTAGCTTTTTATGGGGCTGTGTGGAATTGGTTGTGGCTTTCGGTGATGGCGAAAGAGCACTCAAAAAGGACCGACACACAGATGATATGAAGTTTATTGTAGGCAGgttagcttaaaaataaattggatTTTAAATTCAGAAACAGTCAATTGCTCTGACTACTAATGTTCGTTGCagaaccaagccacctgagactACCACAGCTGCGGACACTTCTCCACTCAGTCTGCTCAAAGGTTTCCCTTTTCCCCCCTCGGGAagtttcagttcattttaaatatttcattatatcCTTTTTTCATCCCATTAAAGGAGAATTTACTTTTCGTTAGGCACCAGATGCATCGtcaagaagaaacaaaattgcataatttttatcgaaatgaaatcaaaatgaCATCCTTCAGCCGTAAAACTTGTCTTATTCCAGGGCTGTTCAACatcgattggagggcaatcagccctcctctttagcgcataatttttcaatcgctacgaatcaaaatttaagataggtATTTTGTCCAGCATAGCCACACAGTCCTGTAATTGTATCTGtagaggaggtataaaactaattaaatactactatttgtgtccagatttttaaaaggctctgtgttgttaaaaattggtgaaaaaagtttctccagTATGCAAAAAGCAGGCCaaattataaattcttaaataaaaaccgAAAGATTTACGCTATCATTTTCTTTATCCctgaaaagactatgtcaatataaagcgaaatgaaattaattaaaaaaaaaacttttcccacaaaataagatttgaaggaaaaataaaaactccattcaaccaaaaataagcgaaaacaaaggcaaataatctaccaagcctAAAACTACAACAAGTCAGCAtcgatgaataaatgaaacccaaaacgaacagaattacaataaataaccgagttcaactcaaaacgagcagaaactaacatAAGTAGCTCTCAAAACCGTTATGCCTtcccaagaccagaacataattttcactTAACTAAATAATTTGGCCTTACAGTATTGGAAGGCACAGTATTGGCCTTACAGTAAGGAAGGCAGAGCTAAAGAGCTGAAAGAAGCAGAAGAGCTTTAGCTCTGCAGAGCAGAGCTAAAAGAAGGCAGAGTTAAAAAGATATTTCGATAAAGATTCCCGCTAACCCGCCCTCAATAAAGTTTAGTTTCGCCTTTTCCACGGAGATTTGCGGAAGAAACGAAAGTGCCAAGCTGCCAAGTTTTCCTTtgtcttattgtttttattcattgaCTGAATGTTGTccttgttttgttgttttctaGTTTTACAATCGTATGTGTTTGTCTATCTAAAGGGGACTACTGCATCGAACCATACGTTGATTCCTTCACGTGAAATTTTGTTGAATTGATAAAAGCTAGTGCAAAGAGGGCATAGCTACAGTATATGGCCTtcccaagaccagaacataatttgcacttaactaaataaaaattaaatgttttcacttttataactttaataagtTAATATCTGTCTCACAACTACCGTTTCTTCACGAACGTCGTTTGGCTTTAATCTGTAAATCTAGCCAATTTCTTCTTAGCACTGAAAAACATAGAGATACTACCACCAGTAATGAGgaataaaatgaatacaagGTCAGCTAGCAAAGTAAGACTGGAATTGCCTACTACAAGAACAAACCGTTTTGCCAATTCGTTCGTTTCTTTTTACATGTCAGCGTTTAATAAGCTATAAtctcgtgtttttttcttttccttgtttTCGTTGTAAGTACTAGCGGAATTTAGTTGGAATTTTATTCTAAGCTGCGATTGCTTGTATAAATAAAGCTTGAGAGCAAAGAGCGAATGTTTGCTAGGGACCAGAACCTTCGTataattcaaaaaacaaaatcaagttTGATCTGATGCAGTAAATACATACATAAGCAATAACCATTCTCTTCGAAATTCAaggaaaactaaacaaaaactataaaaatatttaacaataaaacttCTCAACGAGAATCAAATGTAAAC
Encoded here:
- the LOC136039114 gene encoding uncharacterized protein LOC136039114; this translates as MSDHNLKTTPARFSTGGSTLPYLDGHRLKIKLHATGVVSVATSWMTFLTNRKQEVKVHGHGSQSFISETPTVLKQPSGNAPRHADSYLSPLEDAYFTIALGSSVQLIKLGKVGQVPVFCELSYGSLVGRIWGGLMPGALRSGKSAASFVDTVQIVSFSNDDVLIFGLTDDIKLHVWNAVTHEYKGIYELEKKDYAIGQNVHKMASWVDPEDMNNLIVSLSLHDSKEFQVYEIAYIGGVFTFSFKFAIQTAKKNLVNFSCGVSDLFALFGENGRHEAAHVSLVSGNAVWVQDDVWQQRVTYLAIDQLDPLEVYLSDILKPYNYSEESIFRALTDFNLKYRLDIVKGTMKEMVVEVIQNRFNQLLEVNLEADVVDVWREFRELCISNESNITWPLSIFSSIDSGLILLLRRNAVGVMRRKDDLEVLFSLEAISEVGNMEVAEVQAVFEVKLLLNDIRQFLADRQNSFFQELLEGRTEPFEVAAEVANRLHGEHGMVTTVTSRFLSKISSINTGFQVIAQLLTPSIDDDTGCVPNQKLVSSFSQSLAERCFSQMTKFCYELCRDLLVLIEVLNMRHKFVGLQSRDEIAINATIKAAFSQRTLAFWLMKWLCETPSSNLQAMVKHIHAKKLPLVKEVAEIYNFGGTENSKNLTDLYLMSYGSKMAALNIRREIP